Proteins co-encoded in one Prunus persica cultivar Lovell chromosome G6, Prunus_persica_NCBIv2, whole genome shotgun sequence genomic window:
- the LOC18772870 gene encoding probable histone H2B.3: MAPTKAEKKPVTEKAPAEKKPKAEKKIPKEGGVEKKKKKVKKSTETYKIYIFKVLKQVHPDIGISSKAMGIMNSFINDIFEKLAQEASRLARYNKKPTITSREIQTAVRLVLPGELAKHAVSEGTKAVTKFTSC; encoded by the coding sequence ATGGCGCCAACGAAGGCCGAGAAAAAACCAGTCACAGAGAAAGCCCCGGCGGAGAAGAAGCCGAAGGCTGAGAAGAAGATCCCCAAGGAAGGCGGCGtcgagaagaagaagaagaaggtgaagAAGAGCACCGAGACGTACAAGATCTACATCTTCAAGGTCCTGAAGCAAGTGCACCCCGATATCGGGATCTCCAGCAAGGCCATGGGGATCATGAACAGCTTCATCAACGACATATTCGAGAAGCTCGCGCAGGAGGCCTCACGATTGGCTCGCTACAACAAGAAGCCCACCATTACGTCGCGAGAGATCCAGACCGCGGTCAGGCTGGTCCTGCCCGGTGAGCTCGCCAAACACGCCGTTTCCGAGGGCACCAAGGCCGTCACCAAGTTTACCagttgttaa
- the LOC18774715 gene encoding histone H2A, protein MDTGVKFKKGAGGRRAGGPKKKPVSRSVKAGLQFPVGRIGRYLKNGRYSKRIGTGAPVYLAAVLEYLAAEVLELAGNAARDNKKNRIIPRHVLLAVRNDEELGKLLAGVTIAHGGVLPNINPVLLPKKPERVAKKEPKSPAKGTATKSPKKA, encoded by the exons ATGGACACCGGGGTAAAGTTCAAGAAAGGCGCCGGAGGAAGGAGGGCAGGcggtcccaaaaaaaaaccggtGTCCCGGTCCGTGAAAGCCGGTCTGCAGTTCCCGGTTGGACGTATTGGCCGGTATTTGAAAAATGGCCGATACTCTAAGCGAATCGGAACCGGAGCTCCTGTTTACCTGGCTGCTGTGCTCGAGTACCTTGCTGCTGAG GTTTTGGAACTGGCTGGAAATGCTGCAAGAGACAACAAGAAGAACCGCATTATTCCGAGGCATGTGCTATTGGCCGTGAGGAACGATGAAGAACTCGGAAAGCTCCTTGCTGGTGTGACAATTGCCCATGGAGGTGTGCTTCCCAACATCAACCCTGTGCTTCTGCCGAAGAAGCCAGAGAGGGTTGCGAAGAAGGAGCCCAAGTCTCCGGCCAAGGGCACCGCCACCAAGTCCCCCAAGAAGGCTTAA